A segment of the Flavobacteriales bacterium genome:
GGCTGAGTATCCCATCCTTTTGAATTAATTGTAGAACCTAAGTTTTGGGGCTTAGACCATCGCCTACCTTCTCGCATTACGTAGTACAAATCACAACTTCCTAATCCTGGCCTATCTCTTGGATATCCATATTCATCAGCGCATGCCACAAAAATCATTAGCTTCCCATCTTGAGATAGAGAAGCTGCGCCTTCGTTTCTATTCGTATTAATTGGTTTTCCTATATCATAAGCTTTCGCCCATTCAGTTCCTTCTTTCTCTGAAGCATAAAAATCTTCCTGAAATCCGAATCTATTATTATGGGGCATGCCTCTAATAAAAATGAAGTACCCATTATCTACAGTAATCGCAGGAAAGTATTCATCTAACTTTGTATTTATATTACGTCCCATATTAATAGGGTTATAATCAACTGGATTCTTTATTGCGTCAACAGCAAAATAGCAGTTTTTGAGCTGATGCCTTACTTCTTCTATTATCTCTAAATTGGTTCTATCAATTTTTATATAAGTACTGAAATTCTTTATCGCTTCCTCATACTTATTCATCTTCATCTGAAGCGCTCCTAATGTGTAGTAGGTAATTGGGAAAAAATACGGATCGATTTCTATGGATTTCTCTAAATTCCATATTGCTAGTTTAACATTTGAACTGTCTATATAGATACTGGCGTTCAGCAAGTACACATCCGTGAAGTTCTCGTCAATCTTTAATGCTTTGTCAGAAAACCCCAGAGCTTCTCTATATCTTCCTTCTCGATAACGGCTATAGGCCATTTCATAATTCTTGATGGCCTTCTTTTTATTACTAGCATATTCTTCAGCGCTTAGAAGAGATGAGATTAAAACGCATATTAAAAGAGTACATAATACTTGTTTAAACATATTATCTAATATTTAAATATTTGTGTTGTTGAAGAGAAATCGACCATTTAACGTTTTCCTTAACAAAGTTTATTATCTCAATATTCATTTCCTCAGACTTAGACCATTCGGGCTGAACGAGTAAAGAACAAGATTCAGATACTTTATTTGATGCTTCAATTGCAAAGTTAAAGTCATCCTTATTATAAATAATCACTTTCAACTCATCTGCTTTTAAGTAGATGTCATTTTTAGGCAACTTCATTTTCTTCGGAGATAAACAAATCCAATGCCATTTCCCTGAAAGAGGATAGGCTCCGGAAGTCTCTAAGTGCAATTCGTAGCCTTCTGAGATTAAAAGAGCTGTAAGATTGGTAAGGCCATACATTAACGGCTCTCCTCCAGTAATTACGATTTTCTTTGTTTTTGCATCCAACGATAACACTTCATCCAGAATACTTTTAATGTGCATTATTGAATGCTTCCCTGCTTCCCAACTTTCTTTCACATCACACCAATGACATCCAACATCACACCCCGAAAGGCGGACGAAAATTGCTGGATTCCCTGCAAACTTTCCCTCTCCTTGAATTGAAGAAAATATCTCCATTACAGGAATATTATTATCATCAATTACTCGCATTAAATTCTAATTTAATTTTGGCTAAGATAATATTATTACCCCTCAAGAATAGTTCACTATTGGATTTTTCCGATAGTTTTAAGCACTTAATAATTTTACGTATTAAGTAATTCAAAACAAATCTTTTCCACCTGACAATTAGCGCATTAATCGCCACCAGAGCCAAGCTCTTCCGGTTTTAGCCTATTTAATTAGACTTTATTAGTATCTTACCGTATAACTGACAACCAAAGAGTAATTCAATACTTTTACACATGAATAAAAACATCTCATCAAGGGTAAAAAAAGCGCTATGTGGCATTGTCATGCTTTCTCTTAGCGGATCCATAGGAGCACAATCCATGTCTTATGATGAAGATGTTATTGTCGATAAAATAAGTGGCATTTCTGTTTATGATGGATTAAATGCACTTACGGGAGGAGACTCTGTAAGAAATCACGAAGGATATGCATACGAAGGTTGGGTAGAAGATTTTTATTCTTCTGGTGAGTTATTACATAAGGGATATTACGAAAACGGTCAGCTTAAAATTTATAAAAACTTCTATAAGAATGGAGATATTGAAAGGAATTTTAAATCTTTTGATGACGTTAGAAGCAGTTTAACTATATACTTCCAAAAAGACATTATCAAAACAGATGTTCTATTTAAATATGGGTACCAATTTAAAAAAGATGAATTTCTTAATGATGAAAATCATACGCTCGTCTACCAGGAAGAATATCATAAAAGCTCAGATTATTTTCTATTAAAGAGATCATATTATGAATCGGGAACTTTAAAAGCCTCTTTTGAACTTATTAATACTAAGAAAAAAGTCTTTAGTGATTTAGCATATTACGAAACTGGTAATAAGAAGCTTGACGGAAAACATAAGTACGACGATAACTTATTCGATTATGTAAAAATTGGAAAGTGGACTTTCTTTAATTCTAAAGGAGATGCCAGTAAAGAACAAATTTATGTTAATGGTCAATTGGATGAGGAAAAAATCTATTAGACTTTAAACAGTGTCTTGTCCTGAAAAAAGCTGACTGATTAGACTGTTAAATTACAATTTTGGTCTATCCCTCCAAGGCAAGCTTTGGAGGGATTTTACTTTTCCA
Coding sequences within it:
- a CDS encoding PD40 domain-containing protein, whose amino-acid sequence is MFKQVLCTLLICVLISSLLSAEEYASNKKKAIKNYEMAYSRYREGRYREALGFSDKALKIDENFTDVYLLNASIYIDSSNVKLAIWNLEKSIEIDPYFFPITYYTLGALQMKMNKYEEAIKNFSTYIKIDRTNLEIIEEVRHQLKNCYFAVDAIKNPVDYNPINMGRNINTKLDEYFPAITVDNGYFIFIRGMPHNNRFGFQEDFYASEKEGTEWAKAYDIGKPINTNRNEGAASLSQDGKLMIFVACADEYGYPRDRPGLGSCDLYYVMREGRRWSKPQNLGSTINSKGWDTQP
- a CDS encoding 7-carboxy-7-deazaguanine synthase QueE is translated as MRVIDDNNIPVMEIFSSIQGEGKFAGNPAIFVRLSGCDVGCHWCDVKESWEAGKHSIMHIKSILDEVLSLDAKTKKIVITGGEPLMYGLTNLTALLISEGYELHLETSGAYPLSGKWHWICLSPKKMKLPKNDIYLKADELKVIIYNKDDFNFAIEASNKVSESCSLLVQPEWSKSEEMNIEIINFVKENVKWSISLQQHKYLNIR